CCCATCCGGGGCTACGCGAGCAGTTTCTTGCCCAGTTTGGCGACGACCACAAATCCGTCGAGGAGCACCGCAAGAAAATCGAACAGCTATTCGAACAACACGCCGATCCAGGCATCTACGAGGCCATCGACTTCTCACAATTTTTCGAGCTGGCAGATACCTACCGCGACCGCCAGCGGTATCTGGCTGCTGCAACCGTCTACCGGGCTATTTTCGAGGAAGTCGACGACAAATATCACTGGGTCGACGGTGCCTACGACCACTACGCACAGGTGATCCAGCGCGGACTGGATGGTTACGCTAACTGTGTGCTTGCGACCGACCCGACGCCCGCGGAGTTCGACACCTATGCGGGTGTCGTCGAAGCCAGGACGATGACTGATCCACCGATCAACACCGAACAGTTCCACCGAGCACTCGAGGATCTCGAAGACAGATACGAAGAAGGAAGCGACGACTGATGAGCGAGCCGACAGATCGATTTGTTATCGAAATCGGAAGCGGCACGGTCGGCCATATCATCGACACGGACGTCACTGAGTCGAGGACAGATGCCGGGCTGTCGTTCAGTCCCAGTGCTCCCGGAAAGAAGATGTGTACCCGAGGATACCATGATTACCGGTTCCAACGAGTTCCGTTCTCGACGTTTGTCGAGTACCACGAGATAGACAAAACAGGCTTCGAGGGCGATGCCCCAGACGAAATCTGCTCGTACTGTTGGTCGAACACACGTGAGGAACTCCAGACGCGACAGGAACGCGCCGAGACGAAACACGCCGACCGGGTCGGCACTGTTGGCTACTGTCTCCGCTGGAAACAGAAGGGTCGAGCGCGAGACGAGTGGTACGATATCGTGGTCAGACCCGAGACGACGATGGCCGAACTGGACAGTCTTGTCTGTCGTTTTACGACGCTTGATGACCTTCATCTCCGCATGTACGGGCTCAAAGAGGAGTATCTGGATTCGAGTCTCAACGTGTTGCCCGACCACCAGTGTTCGGAACTGAATGATCCGTCGTACACAAACGCAAGCAAAATGACGGTTGGGGCTGTCGCCGAGCTAACAGGGCTCTGGGAAGGCGACAGACTCAGTTTAATTTATGATTTTGGGACGCCATCATATTATTACTGTCTCGTCAAAGCGGTCTATGATCCAGATACCATCGACGATCTCTTAGCGGACAGTGAGATCATCGACGCGACCGAGACTGCTGCCATAATCAGGGAAAAACGTCCATGACGAGAACCAACAGCGACGACGAACGGGACGAGCGCATCCAAAACGAGGTCATCGTCGACGTCTACACACCGGATGAACAGGCACTCGGCTGGTGTTACCCTGAGATATCTGAACCAGTGACATTTCGAACATCTGCATCGATCTCTTGGCGTCCGAGATGCGTAATTTTGTAGAATGTCTGTCGTCCATCACCATCTTCGGGCGCACCTGTCCGGGCGACCAGACCAACATCGATGAGTTCTCCAAGGTGGTGACTGAGATCGAAGCTATCATCGTCGATAGCAGCTGCGAGCTCTTTTCGAGCGACTTCCTCTCGTTCCCAAAGGAGGAATAGGATCGCGTATCGTCGACCATCACCGAGTGCTGCCTTACGTGCTGTATGGTCCGCGAGCGTGCTCATACTGTCGTCGAATAGCCGCTGATCAACATACTGTTCGAGATCCTCTTCATCCGGATCTGGCGTCGTGTGGGCGGTTTCAGCGGCCATCGTTACGTCGACATACGGTGGCTTTCTATATGAGGCTGGCGGTTACAAAGAATTTATTCTTTGTTTCTAGCCATCATATCAAAAATGGTTTCTACCTTCGATGGACACCTCTTTGTCGCCCCAAAACAGTATATAATGTAATGTTTGACGGCGAAACGAATTTTCAGTACAACGAACGCCCTATCTCTGATATTCTTGCAGAACAAGCTCCTGCACCCCCTAAATTCAGCACTCACAACGATTTCACCGTGTACGTCATGGGCCCATACACCGCGTTTAACGCTGAAGTCGCCTATGATGACGCTGACACTCTCAAAACTCCGTTTCAGAACGACCCACTCTTCGATCCACACAGACACATCACTAACGATGGACAGGGCGATATGGAACAGGCCCTTAGAGACTTCTGTACGGAACTCCGCGAGACCCTCCATTGTCGCGCATTCATCGCCACCGATATCGATATTCCAACACACGAACAGGCTAAAGAACAGAACAAAAGCCGTAGCGATGACAAATCTGTTGTAGAAGGAATGGACCCGCTTGCCCAATCAGTCGCATTCGCTGCTCACAGCGATGCCGTCATATTCCTGTTCACACAAGGCGGCCTTACGACCGGAGTCGGTGCTGAAACCGGCGGTATCCTCGGCGAATTTCACCTCCGTCGAGGGAATCCTGCCCTCACGCACAAGCCTGGTCAGCGAATCGGTCTTTATCTCGATGAGAGTTTCAGTAGTGCTACTATCGACGAACTCCCAAAAGGCTACGAGATACAATACGATTCGTTCTCCACAAAAAATGATCTCCATAGAAAAGTCCGTAACTGGTTCGATAGTCTTGACAGAGAAACTCGCGATACAGACCTCCCTGTATTCGTTCCTGGAGACACTTACTCATCAGACACAGATGAGTGATCGACTCTGTTGAAATCTGCAGTGCAGTTCTCCTCACCAATCGTGTTGTAGAATAACTCGATAATACGACTCACTGATATATTCGGAGGCTCTGTGTTGCACTCTGTTCAAACTGGGGCCAACTGGAGATACTACTAAGACAACAGCTCAGCGCGCTGGTGTCAATATCTACAGCGACTCCGACTCGGGGTACACAAGGGGGTTATTTTTTGCTCTAAACACAGTCGATACTGATGATGTTACCTGTGCCCACAGCTGTATTAGAGGCTAGTATTACACTGACCACTATACCGGTCATCGGTGTCGAACTGGGGCAAACGGAAATCACTGCCCTTGGTATTCTTATGATTTTGACGCTTCTCGTAGGATCGGGCTTTTTTTCCTCGTCCGAGATTGCACTGTTCTCCCTTCCAACCTACCAGATTGACGCGATGGTTGAGGAGGGCAAACTCGGGGCCCAAGCGGTCAAATCCCTCAAAGAGGACCCCCATCGATTGCTCGTGACGATTCTCGTCGGAAACAACATGGTCAACATCACCATGTCTTCGATCTCGACGACGCTCGTTGGCTTATATTTCGACGCGGGCACAGCAGTTATTATTTCGTCGCTTGGTATCACCTCGATGGTCCTGATCTTCGGTGAGAGCGCGCCCAAGTCCTACGCCGTTGAGAACACTGAATTGCACGCACGGCGCGTCGCCCGAGGGCTAAAAATCGTTGAGAAAGTACTGTGGCCGCTAATCACCCTGTTCTATTATCTGACGAGAGTCGTCAACAAGATTGCTGGCGGCAGCGCGTCCATTGAGTCAACATACGTCACTCGCGATGAGATTCGAAACATTATCAAGACGGGCGAACGCGAGGGAATCCTCGACGAGGAGGAACGTCAGATCCTCCAGCGTACCCTGCGATTCACCGATGCTTCTGCAAAAGAAGTGATGACGCCCCGCCTCGATATGGCCGCCGTCTCGAAAGACGCGACCGTCAAGGAGGCTATCGAGACATGTATGCGATCGAGGCACGCCCGACTGCCTGCCTATGCTGACTCGCTGGACAACGTGATCGGTATCTTCGATATCCGTGAGCTAGAGGATTCCAACTACGATGATTTTTCCGACCTCAAGGTGGAGGACGTAGTCGCTTCGACGCTGTACGTCCCCGAGTCCAAGAAGGTCGACGACCTCCTTGCGGAGATGCGTGAAAACCGGATGCACATGGTCATGGTCATCGATGAGTTCGGGGCCACTGAGGGCCTCATCACAATGGAAGACGTACTCGAAGAGATCGTCGGAGAAATACTGGTGGGTGATGAGGAACATCCAATTGAGTTCGTTGACGACAACGAGATACTGGTCCAAGGAGAGGTCAACATCCACGAAGTCAACGAGGCCCTCGATATCGACCTCCCTGAAGGCGAAGAGTTCGAGACAATCGCGGGCTTCATTTTCAACCTCGCGGGCCGCCTCGTTGAGCAGGACGAGGTGTTCGACTACGAGAACGTGAAGTTACGGGCCGAAAAGCTGGAGGAGACCCGTATTAAGGAGGTCAGGGTGACAGTCGAACGTGACACCGTTGAGTCAGTCGAAGACGAGGTCCCAGCCACGGAGGACGAAATGGAGTGACTGCTCCTGTCCTAGCGGCTAACACTCCGAACAAGGACTCGGTTCCTACGAAATTCCTCTGCGGCCGAGTCACGAATCCTGGATACTAATCGTTCGTGGGGCGACAGCCTACCCGGGCGCAGCTGAAGAATTACCTGACAGTTGAGACACACTGACTGCCAATTTCCGACAGTCGGCTGGCCTTCCATGATCTTGCATTTCTGAACGGAGACGAATCAGCGCGTGGCATTCCGAGCACAGCCTCCTGGAGTTGGAAGCCCCTACCGAGATGTCGGTGACAAGGCTCTGTTGAAAACTTCATCTTCAGATACGTCATCGACTGAAACATCCGTTCGATTAGAGCTGCGAATACGACATAGAACACCTGTATTGGAAGTGGCCGGACCTCGACTGACCAGTTCAGTCTCCTCGTGAAGTCTCAGTCTGACCCAAACAGCGCCCGGGTCAGTGCACCACCGTAGGCAAGCCGTGAACCGATCCACAGTGCACCGAGCGTGAGGTCTATTGCCAAGAGGTCGGGAATCGGCTCTGGGAGGCGGCCGCTTGCTGTGCGAGCGAGTCGGCCCGCTAGAGCGAAACCACCGAACCAAACTATTAAAAAAGCGACGTGCTGGTGGAGAGACTTCTGTCGGCGTGCGTGGCGGTAACCGACGACAAGAAAGCCCACGAGCAGCAGGACGACTAGAATTACGAAGGTGAGAGAGCGAAGTTGTCCATCGAGTGCAAACGCCGAAGGGATGCCGATCACCACAGCGAGAACGAAGATTGTCTGGACGATAAGTCCAATATCTATCTCAGTATTGGAGGGCTGTTCGGACACAAATTGAGGTCACGAACGATGAAAACATAAAATTGC
This sequence is a window from Halohasta litchfieldiae. Protein-coding genes within it:
- a CDS encoding SWIM zinc finger family protein, with protein sequence MDVDKDTVTSRCTEAVFDRGQKYRRDGHIRQLDRFDDLVTAAVQGSNLYDVTIEFGGRSIDTRCSCPYDGGGDCKHIVAVLLDVADGPPADDSEHVESVLEDVPASDVRAFLRDALATHPGLREQFLAQFGDDHKSVEEHRKKIEQLFEQHADPGIYEAIDFSQFFELADTYRDRQRYLAAATVYRAIFEEVDDKYHWVDGAYDHYAQVIQRGLDGYANCVLATDPTPAEFDTYAGVVEARTMTDPPINTEQFHRALEDLEDRYEEGSDD
- a CDS encoding calcium-binding protein → MTRTNSDDERDERIQNEVIVDVYTPDEQALGWCYPEISEPVTFRTSASISWRPRCVIL
- a CDS encoding ArsR/SmtB family transcription factor, translating into MAAETAHTTPDPDEEDLEQYVDQRLFDDSMSTLADHTARKAALGDGRRYAILFLLWEREEVARKELAAAIDDDSFDLSHHLGELIDVGLVARTGAPEDGDGRQTFYKITHLGRQEIDADVRNVTGSDISG
- a CDS encoding DUF7509 family protein; the encoded protein is MFDGETNFQYNERPISDILAEQAPAPPKFSTHNDFTVYVMGPYTAFNAEVAYDDADTLKTPFQNDPLFDPHRHITNDGQGDMEQALRDFCTELRETLHCRAFIATDIDIPTHEQAKEQNKSRSDDKSVVEGMDPLAQSVAFAAHSDAVIFLFTQGGLTTGVGAETGGILGEFHLRRGNPALTHKPGQRIGLYLDESFSSATIDELPKGYEIQYDSFSTKNDLHRKVRNWFDSLDRETRDTDLPVFVPGDTYSSDTDE
- a CDS encoding hemolysin family protein, with protein sequence MMLPVPTAVLEASITLTTIPVIGVELGQTEITALGILMILTLLVGSGFFSSSEIALFSLPTYQIDAMVEEGKLGAQAVKSLKEDPHRLLVTILVGNNMVNITMSSISTTLVGLYFDAGTAVIISSLGITSMVLIFGESAPKSYAVENTELHARRVARGLKIVEKVLWPLITLFYYLTRVVNKIAGGSASIESTYVTRDEIRNIIKTGEREGILDEEERQILQRTLRFTDASAKEVMTPRLDMAAVSKDATVKEAIETCMRSRHARLPAYADSLDNVIGIFDIRELEDSNYDDFSDLKVEDVVASTLYVPESKKVDDLLAEMRENRMHMVMVIDEFGATEGLITMEDVLEEIVGEILVGDEEHPIEFVDDNEILVQGEVNIHEVNEALDIDLPEGEEFETIAGFIFNLAGRLVEQDEVFDYENVKLRAEKLEETRIKEVRVTVERDTVESVEDEVPATEDEME